The genomic interval aatattaaattttattttattaactttattattttagttattattaattattgttaatattatttttattaataataataataatagtaataataacaacaataatgataatattgttaacaatgataaattaattatttttattaattattaatattataggtattttggtaaattgattgtCATTCACATTCCTCATtcttaggggtgggcaaaaaaaatatattaataaaaagccGAACCGAACGGTTCGGTTAGGTTTTTGTGCGGTTTTTTTGTCTCCAAAAAACCGAATGAGTAATATAGTAAAAGTAGTAAAATCAGTCGGTTCGGTTTTcagtttttaaagaaaaaacccaaaaaaccAAACTGAATATCAAATAAACCGAATGTCAAATAAACAAACCCTAAAGTCTAAAGTCTAAAcactttttcttctctctctctctctctctcttagaatgaattttctattttttcatcatctctttctctctctcgttTCTTTCAACTTTCAACGCCAACAGAATTAAACTCATCATTAACAATCATGTCCTCTTACCATTATTCtctccatcatcatcattgctCCCACTTCATTCCCCACAACTCAAAACACCATCATTGAAAGActtgcttatttattttgatttgaactTGTTATTTGAACATGTTATGTGTTCTTGAACATACTTtgagatatattttgattttttgtttgttaactttttatatttgtggtagatttattaatttaaggttttaaatttaaaaaagtccAAAATAGATCCAATAGGTCCATAATCGAAATAATCGAATCGAATTGAATCAAATTATTTCGATTAATCGAGTATTTGATTATTCcggtaatttgattaatcgcgattataattttaaaataatcgtAATCGAatgattatgaaaaatttagtaaaaaaccgaaccgaaccgaaccgcgCCCACCCCTACTCATTCTCActtattttgccaagtaaacacatcaatgacattctagcacattctcattcctagttatttttgccaagtaaacattaaaatctcatTTCCATTCCAGCCCATTCCCATTCACAATACACCATAAATTAAAAGCCATTTGAGAAAGTaagcttttatttattcatatcGTAAGACACAcgcttttatttattcatattgtAATTTGTAAGACACGCTTatccagaaaaaaaattttaaaaaaaatcattgcatTGAAAAGTCAAATATATAGTATCATTGCAATCTGCCACATTCTCaagtcaaaatatcaaaactgtaattgaaattaagcACTAATGCAATAAACTTTAACAAAATGAATTCATATACGGATCTATCACACAGTCACACTGTCCTTGTGCTCTCGTTGGTCTATGGTATCACAAAGGGACGAACCCCTAGTCTCAGGCAAACAAATGACAAAGAACCCACAACATATTATAACCAAACCAAAAACTCCATATGATACAAACTCATTGTTACTCCCAGCAGCCACCAACACTGAACTAAAGATTGCAGCAAAAATGATTGCTAGCCTCATTATCGATGTGGCTGAGTTTCTCACGCAAGTAGGAAACAATTCAAttgcataaataaatatcaccGTGTATGCAATGTATGCACTGAACAAAGACGCTAGCTCTAGCCCAATTCTCATTCTCTTTCCGGCATTACTAATATCGTTGGCAACAACTGCCATAATGCTACAAATCCCgcttataataaatagtacCAGCAATGAACTTTTCCTATTCCATTTTTGAATCAAGAAGAAggttaagaaaaatgaaggtattgttgatgcgagattctggttttCTACTCGTCCATGACCAGTATCTCTCCTCAACTAACTCGtccacgaccaggatctcttcTCGTAAGACTTCTTCTCCGCAAACTCCTACGTACACAGAGACAGGTCAGAGCACACCGGGTGTTTTTCCGGCGTAatccctccgacgctcaagtcagaaacATAGGCTTTACCTTTCTGGGAAAAACGACCACTAATCTTATGGCTCTTTTAtgatttcttaataaaaagcTCTTTTTATTCAGTTGTAATCTAAAAAAgtctaacccttttaccttcgttggttACCCTTTTATAGGCTTCCCTTGAATCCGGGCCTTCCCACAATCCACGTCCATCACCTCCCCAACTCTCGGAAGTGGATGCTCCATTATCGTAGTCGTGGCTGGATGGGCTTCGTGCCTTGATTCTCGGCCAGGAGTGCACGTCTCGCCAACCGTCATTGACCGGGTCTCCCCACCTCAACCTCTAGCAGGAATGGTTTTATCCTCCTAGTAGGAGGTCGGCTCCCACTGTGGCCCCGTGGAGGATACATTCGTGAACAAGCAGAATATTCCTGCTCGTGTTCACCTGCTACCTGACTTCTGCAGAATATACCTGTTCGCGGAATCCTGCTATCAGATACCTGTTCATCATGGCTGGTCTTGTCGAAATATATCCCCCAAACAGGTATCTCCAACAAAGCATTGAACACCACACCTAGATAGATGTCAAATCCCAAGTTTTCAATCCCCAATGTCATGCCGTAATATACAACTCCAATGCCAAAACCAAGAACCATGAGTGCCAAAGTTCTTTCAAGTGCCCATCTCCTAACGAATAATTCCCTGATGGATGATAAAAACGAGGATTCCTTGGATGAAGCTGCTGGTTCATGTCCAAAGGAGACTGCACTTACCAAGCTCAAGCTTAATTGATTTGAATCCTTTATGGGCGAAAGGCTTTTAATAACTTCCACGGCTTCTTCTTGGCGGCCTTGCATGAAAAGCCATCTAGGAGACTCACTAACGAAAATATAAAGCAACCCACTGTAGACAAGTGTCGGAATCGAAGTCCATAAATAGATAATTGTCCATGAAGAGCTTCGATTTGTATAAGCAATTGCCGGCAATGTTAATGTACCTATagtgaagaagaaggaatCCAAAATTCCGACAAGGCCTCGCCACTCTGTCCCAACTTTCTCCGTTAGTAACACGATAGTACATGTTCCAATCGTGGCTCGGCTAATCCCACTAAAGAATCTCAGAAGGGAGTAAATCCAGAGGTTGTTAGAGAAGATAGTTAAGGATGTTGCTACTGACATCGTTAAACACGAAAGGAAAAGCAAGTTCTTACGACCGAGAGATGAGTCCGCGAGCGTGGCCAGAAAAACAATGCCGAGAAGACAGCCTGTGAAGTGGGATGCTGCTGGCAGGCCTTTGATAAATGCACTTGAACATTCAAGCCCCCATTCGGATATGATTGTGAGTGCAGTAGTAGTAGGGTTTCCATCCCAGGCCCATGAAGATTTTGGAAACATGCAGATGTTAGAGGCTGAGCTGCACGTTGTGTTGTTAAGGCAGTGCCACGTTGGCTCGGCCTCTGTGTAGACGCTGATGAACGATTGCTGTGAATCAAAGAGTGATGCAAGTGAAACTAGAATGGCTTACACAAACTGCGCCCACCCAAAACCTCCGATACCCTGTTCTACAATCTCATCGAGGGATGATATTGACTGTTTATGACTTCTCTGATCACTGCTTTCTTGGTCGTCGGTGCAGCTGTTAGATTGGCATAATAGCGGCGACGGATCCGCCATTGTGTGATCTGAATGCGCCAATGACAACCGAGAGTTACGTTCTCGATCGACTCGAGAGATGGCAAAGGGTAGGGTTTTGAATggatatatatgtataaataacCAAACCCGCATCCGCACCCGccattaatgaatttaatagCACCAaatattattgtctttaacGGTCAACGCATGAGGGATTTCATTTCCAATCCCGCTCCAGCAAATATGTACTTCTTACCAACTGAGAGCAGATATTCGTAGATTTTTAGGGGATTGTAGAAGAaagaatttaatgtaaatCATAACACATTTAATTGaatctaaattaatattaattaattgtatttcaTGATTCGTGCATATTCTATTTCTCTGCTCCTTTTTCATGTTAAGatgtattcttttttatttgcatgcttttagttttatcagccaattatatatttgaaaattattatataatttaaaaataacattccATTAACTAACTATCtgatgtttatttat from Citrus sinensis cultivar Valencia sweet orange chromosome 9, DVS_A1.0, whole genome shotgun sequence carries:
- the LOC102624199 gene encoding organic cation/carnitine transporter 2-like; its protein translation is MADPSPLLCQSNSCTDDQESSDQRSHKQSISSLDEIVEQGIGGFGWAQFVVYTEAEPTWHCLNNTTCSSASNICMFPKSSWAWDGNPTTTALTIISEWGLECSSAFIKGLPAASHFTGCLLGIVFLATLADSSLGRKNLLFLSCLTMSVATSLTIFSNNLWIYSLLRFFSGISRATIGTCTIVLLTEKVGTEWRGLVGILDSFFFTIGTLTLPAIAYTNRSSSWTIIYLWTSIPTLVYSGLLYIFVSESPRWLFMQGRQEEAVEVIKSLSPIKDSNQLSLSLVSAVSFGHEPAASSKESSFLSSIRELFVRRWALERTLALMVLGFGIGVVYYGMTLGIENLGFDIYLGVVFNALLEIPVWGIYFDKTSHDEQVSDSRIPRTGIFCRSQVAGEHEQEYSACSRMYPPRGHSGSRPPTRRIKPFLLEVEVGRPGQ